Proteins co-encoded in one Dehalogenimonas sp. WBC-2 genomic window:
- the phoU gene encoding phosphate transport system regulatory protein PhoU, which translates to MRVDYERHLKQLQDKVLSLGSMVENAILLSMEAMKNRDILLADKVIKDDALINKKRFEIEEDCINLIATQAPMARDLRIIVAVLNIIVDLERIGDHASGNAKIAIMLGDEPPLKPLIDLPRMADKTADMLRRALDAFVKRDAGAARKVTDDDDEVDGLYDQIFRELLYFMVEDPKTVNRATRLIWAAHNLERSADRATNICERVVFVVTGKQEEIGGKY; encoded by the coding sequence ATGAGAGTTGATTACGAGCGCCATCTTAAGCAATTACAGGATAAGGTCTTAAGCCTTGGAAGTATGGTAGAAAATGCGATTCTCCTTTCAATGGAAGCGATGAAGAACCGTGATATCCTGCTGGCGGATAAAGTGATCAAAGACGATGCGTTAATCAACAAGAAGCGCTTTGAAATTGAAGAAGACTGTATTAACCTTATCGCTACTCAGGCACCAATGGCCCGAGATTTGCGGATAATTGTTGCCGTGTTAAATATTATCGTTGACCTGGAGAGAATTGGTGACCATGCCTCAGGCAATGCCAAAATTGCCATTATGCTGGGTGATGAACCGCCGCTAAAACCGCTTATTGACCTGCCGCGCATGGCTGATAAAACCGCTGATATGCTTCGGAGGGCATTAGATGCCTTTGTCAAACGCGATGCTGGCGCCGCTAGGAAGGTCACTGATGATGATGATGAGGTGGATGGTTTGTACGACCAGATCTTTCGTGAATTATTATACTTTATGGTCGAAGACCCTAAAACGGTTAATCGGGCGACTCGGCTTATATGGGCTGCACATAACCTGGAGCGGTCTGCTGACCGGGCAACCAATATCTGTGAGCGTGTCGTCTTTGTGGTGACTGGTAAGCAGGAAGAGATAGGTGGAAAATATTGA
- a CDS encoding arsenate reductase, with amino-acid sequence MAEILFNHYAGDKARSESAGTAPGGVVNPVVVEVMKELGFDLSAEKPRLLTHEMILNADKVITMGCMKGEGICPVVFTPAEDWALPDPKGQDIVTVRQIRDEIKTRVIELVKHLGVVAKYQ; translated from the coding sequence ATGGCTGAGATTTTATTCAATCATTATGCCGGTGATAAGGCAAGATCAGAATCAGCTGGTACGGCTCCGGGGGGTGTGGTTAATCCGGTAGTGGTTGAGGTTATGAAGGAACTGGGGTTTGACTTGAGTGCTGAAAAGCCGCGGCTGCTGACACACGAGATGATTCTTAATGCGGATAAAGTGATAACCATGGGATGCATGAAGGGTGAAGGTATTTGTCCGGTTGTTTTCACCCCCGCCGAGGACTGGGCATTACCGGATCCAAAGGGCCAGGATATTGTTACTGTGCGTCAAATACGTGATGAAATCAAAACGCGAGTGATAGAACTGGTCAAACACTTAGGTGTTGTTGCCAAATATCAGTAG